A genomic region of Gossypium hirsutum isolate 1008001.06 chromosome D01, Gossypium_hirsutum_v2.1, whole genome shotgun sequence contains the following coding sequences:
- the LOC107917714 gene encoding WD repeat-containing protein 44 isoform X1 — MSKNPIDRSNNQKDKDSTQGEEGTEGNKGQGQVVVQVVEEEEEEYFYESLDRIASSNSCSCSNSTTPSSDSDSDPVTRSSNARHPFPVPKFPMAVSKFDIWISEPASVSERRTRLLREMGLSRDSGLSRSRPGSETELGLGRAMGAGDAGGRGVQLERRSVSSDRLVKKESEEQDRGVEKGSSSCGIVRSKSNGDCNELAVSSSPCLSVCPNSSSILSVGLSFANKNNNTECDRINVAAPNLRTCESNGSTCNKPPTGRSSKSVNGELGSKSFDGGDDAAGNEVDSSEQVCTIKNLDNGKEFVVKEIRDDGMWNKLKEVGTGRQLTMEEFEMCVGHSPIVHELMRRQNVEEGNKDSADLDANGSGGGGDVSKFKKKGSWFKSIKSVASSVTVKGHKERRSSEERDTSSEKGGRRSSSATDDSQDVSFHGPERVRVKQYGKSCKELTALYKSQEIQAHNGSIWSIKFSLDGKYLASAGEDCEIHVWRVVASEKRGELMEKVDDGNLNFLLVANGFPETTMLSPIADHHPEKKRRGRSSLSRKSLSLDPIVVPDTVFALSDKPFCSFQGHSDDVLDLSWSKSQQLLSSSMDKTVRLWDLISKTCLRIFSHSDYVTCIQFNPVDDKYFISGSLDAKVRIWSIPDRKVVDWNDLHEMVTAACYTPDGQGALVGSYKGSCHLYDTSENKLQLKSQINLQNKKKKAHQKKITGFQFAPGSSSEVLITSADSRIRLVDESDLIHKFKGFRNTNSQISASVTTNGKYVVSASEDSYVYVWKQEAESRPSRNKGVTVTYSYEHFHCKDVSVAIPWPGMSDTWGVRDTQLNDQNCFDDTIDEVSTANHPPTPDEEYSGNEGSLSASGCTNSPLHGTISSATNSYFFDRISATWPEEKLLLAARTRSPRISLDYTSGVNPNIPAWGMVIVTAGLRGEIRTYQNFGLPVRI; from the exons ATGAGCAAAAACCCCATTGATAGAAGCAACAACCAGAAAGACAAGGATTCCACCCAAGGAGAAGAGGGGACAGAAGGAAACAAAGGTCAAGGGCAAGTAGTTGTTCAAGTagtcgaagaagaagaagaagagtatTTTTACGAATCCCTTGATCGCATTGCTTCTTCTAATTCTTGTTCTTGTTCCAACTCAACTACTCCTTCGTCTGACTCGGATTCCGACCCAGTTACCCGTTCCAGCAATGCCCGCCACCCATTTCCCGTCCCGAAATTCCCCATGGCCGTTTCCAAGTTCGACATCTGGATCTCAGAACCCGCCTCCGTTTCCGAGAGAAGAACTCGGCTGCTCCGTGAAATGGGTCTTAGCCGCGACTCTGGTCTTTCCCGGTCAAGACCCGGCTCAGAAACGGAACTGGGTCTGGGACGGGCAATGGGTGCCGGTGATGCTGGAGGAAGAGGAGTGCAGCTTGAGAGAAGATCAGTTTCTTCAGATCGGTTGGTAAAAAAAGAGTCAGAGGAGCAAGATCGTGGAGTTGAAAAGGGAAGTAGTTCCTGTGGAATTGTACGATCGAAATCAAACGGTGATTGTAATGAGCTTGCTGTTTCTTCTTCTCCTTGTTTATCTGTCTGTCCCAATTCCTCTTCGATTCTTTCTGTTGGTTTATCTTTTgcaaataagaataataataccGAATGCGATCGTATTAATGTTGCGGCTCCTAACTTAAGAACCTGCGAAAGCAATGGATCTACTTGTAATAAGCCGCCCACTGGGCGGAGTAGCAAGAGTGTGAATGGGGAACTTGGGTCTAAATCATTTGATGGTGGAGACGATGCGGCGGGGAATGAGGTGGATTCTAGTGAACAGGTATGTACCATTAAGAACCTTGATAATGGGAAAGAGTTTGTAGTAAAAGAGATTAGAGATGATGGGATGTGGAACAAGTTGAAGGAAGTTGGGACTGGGAGGCAGTTGACCATGGAGGAGTTCGAGATGTGCGTTGGGCATTCTCCGATTGTTCACGAACTGATGAGGAGACAGAATGTGGAAGAGGGTAATAAGGATAGTGCAGATTTGGATGCCAATGgcagtggtggtggtggtgatgtTTCCAAGTTTAAGAAGAAAGGGAGTTGGTTTAAGAGCATAAAGAGCGTTGCGAGTAGTGTCACTGTAAAGGGCCATAAGGAAAGGCGAAGTAGCGAAGAAAGGGATACCTCATCTGAGAAGGGTGGAAGGAGATCGAGTTCTGCCACGGATGATAGCCAGGATGTTTCTTTTCATGGGCCGGAGCGTGTGAGGGTGAAGCAGTATGGAAAATCTTGTAAAGAACTCACTGCTCTTTACAAGAGCCAAGAGATTCAAGCGCACAATGGGTCCATTTGGAGTATTAAGTTCAGTTTGGATGGAAAGTACCTTGCTAGTGCAGGTGAGGATTGTGAAATTCATGTATGGAGGGTAGTTGCATCGGAGAAGAGAGGGGAGTTGATGGAAAAGGTTGATGATGGGAATTTGAACTTCTTGCTTGTCGCTAATGGATTTCCAGAAACAACTATGTTGTCCCCAATTGCAGATCACCATCCTgagaagaagagaagaggaaggtCTTCTCTAAGCCGCAAGTCATTGAGCCTGGACCCCATTGTGGTGCCAGATACTGTTTTTGCACTTTCAGATAAACCTTTTTGTTCTTTTCAAGGACATTCGGATGATGTGCTTGACCTCTCATGGTCCAAATCTCAG CAATTGCTGTCATCTTCAATGGACAAAACAGTGAGGCTTTGGGACTTGATTAGCAAGACTTGTTTGAGAATATTTTCACACAGTGATTATG TAACTTGCATCCAGTTTAATCCAGTTGATGATAAATACTTTATTAGTGGGTCCCTAGATGCTAAAGTTCGCATATGGAGCATTCCTGATCGTAAAGTTGTCGATTGGAATGATCTGCATGAAATGGTCACTGCTGCTTGTTATACACCTGATGGCCAG GGTGCACTGGTTGGCTCTTACAAAGGAAGCTGCCATTTATACGATACTTCTG AGAACAAGTTACAACTGAAAAGTCAAATCAATTTGCAGAATAAAAAGAAGAAAGCTCATCAAAAGAAAATTACAGGTTTCCAG TTTGCACCTGGAAGTTCATCAGAAGTACTCATCACATCTGCAGATTCACGAATTCGGCTTGTTGATGAGTCTGATTTAATTCACAAGTTTAAAG GATTTCGGAACACAAACAGCCAAATCTCAGCTTCTGTTACGACAAATGGAAAATATGTCGTCTCTGCCAGTGAGGACTCCTATGTTTACGTGTGGAAACAAGAAGCAGAATCGCGGCCTAGCAGAAACAAAGGAGTCACTGTAACATACTCTTATGAGCATTTCCACTGTAAAGATGTATCAGTGGCCATCCCTTGGCCGGGCATGTCTGACACATGGGGAGTAAGAGATACGCAATTGAATGATCAAAATTGTTTTGATGACACTATCGATGAAGTTTCAACAGCCAATCATCCTCCTACACCCGATGAGGAGTACAGTGGAAACGAGGGTTCATTATCAGCATCCGGGTGCACCAATAGCCCTCTCCACGGTACCATTTCCAGTGCAACCAATAGCTACTTCTTTGACAGAATCTCAGCTACATGGCCAGAGGAAAAACTTCTTTTGGCAGCTCGGACCAGGAGCCCCCGGATCAGTTTGGACTATACCTCAGGGGTTAATCCAAACATTCCAGCCTGGGGTATGGTGATTGTGACTGCTGGCCTACGAGGTGAGATCAGAACTTACCAAAATTTTGGATTGCCGGTTCGAATTTGA
- the LOC107917714 gene encoding WD repeat-containing protein 44 isoform X2 gives MSKNPIDRSNNQKDKDSTQGEEGTEGNKGQGQVVVQVVEEEEEEYFYESLDRIASSNSCSCSNSTTPSSDSDSDPVTRSSNARHPFPVPKFPMAVSKFDIWISEPASVSERRTRLLREMGLSRDSGLSRSRPGSETELGLGRAMGAGDAGGRGVQLERRSVSSDRLVKKESEEQDRGVEKGSSSCGIVRSKSNGDCNELAVSSSPCLSVCPNSSSILSVGLSFANKNNNTECDRINVAAPNLRTCESNGSTCNKPPTGRSSKSVNGELGSKSFDGGDDAAGNEVDSSEQVCTIKNLDNGKEFVVKEIRDDGMWNKLKEVGTGRQLTMEEFEMCVGHSPIVHELMRRQNVEEGNKDSADLDANGSGGGGDVSKFKKKGSWFKSIKSVASSVTVKGHKERRSSEERDTSSEKGGRRSSSATDDSQDVSFHGPERVRVKQYGKSCKELTALYKSQEIQAHNGSIWSIKFSLDGKYLASAGEDCEIHVWRVVASEKRGELMEKVDDGNLNFLLVANGFPETTMLSPIADHHPEKKRRGRSSLSRKSLSLDPIVVPDTVFALSDKPFCSFQGHSDDVLDLSWSKSQQLLSSSMDKTVRLWDLISKTCLRIFSHSDYVTCIQFNPVDDKYFISGSLDAKVRIWSIPDRKVVDWNDLHEMVTAACYTPDGQGALVGSYKGSCHLYDTSENKLQLKSQINLQNKKKKAHQKKITGFQFAPGSSSEVLITSADSRIRLVDESDLIHKFKGSKGD, from the exons ATGAGCAAAAACCCCATTGATAGAAGCAACAACCAGAAAGACAAGGATTCCACCCAAGGAGAAGAGGGGACAGAAGGAAACAAAGGTCAAGGGCAAGTAGTTGTTCAAGTagtcgaagaagaagaagaagagtatTTTTACGAATCCCTTGATCGCATTGCTTCTTCTAATTCTTGTTCTTGTTCCAACTCAACTACTCCTTCGTCTGACTCGGATTCCGACCCAGTTACCCGTTCCAGCAATGCCCGCCACCCATTTCCCGTCCCGAAATTCCCCATGGCCGTTTCCAAGTTCGACATCTGGATCTCAGAACCCGCCTCCGTTTCCGAGAGAAGAACTCGGCTGCTCCGTGAAATGGGTCTTAGCCGCGACTCTGGTCTTTCCCGGTCAAGACCCGGCTCAGAAACGGAACTGGGTCTGGGACGGGCAATGGGTGCCGGTGATGCTGGAGGAAGAGGAGTGCAGCTTGAGAGAAGATCAGTTTCTTCAGATCGGTTGGTAAAAAAAGAGTCAGAGGAGCAAGATCGTGGAGTTGAAAAGGGAAGTAGTTCCTGTGGAATTGTACGATCGAAATCAAACGGTGATTGTAATGAGCTTGCTGTTTCTTCTTCTCCTTGTTTATCTGTCTGTCCCAATTCCTCTTCGATTCTTTCTGTTGGTTTATCTTTTgcaaataagaataataataccGAATGCGATCGTATTAATGTTGCGGCTCCTAACTTAAGAACCTGCGAAAGCAATGGATCTACTTGTAATAAGCCGCCCACTGGGCGGAGTAGCAAGAGTGTGAATGGGGAACTTGGGTCTAAATCATTTGATGGTGGAGACGATGCGGCGGGGAATGAGGTGGATTCTAGTGAACAGGTATGTACCATTAAGAACCTTGATAATGGGAAAGAGTTTGTAGTAAAAGAGATTAGAGATGATGGGATGTGGAACAAGTTGAAGGAAGTTGGGACTGGGAGGCAGTTGACCATGGAGGAGTTCGAGATGTGCGTTGGGCATTCTCCGATTGTTCACGAACTGATGAGGAGACAGAATGTGGAAGAGGGTAATAAGGATAGTGCAGATTTGGATGCCAATGgcagtggtggtggtggtgatgtTTCCAAGTTTAAGAAGAAAGGGAGTTGGTTTAAGAGCATAAAGAGCGTTGCGAGTAGTGTCACTGTAAAGGGCCATAAGGAAAGGCGAAGTAGCGAAGAAAGGGATACCTCATCTGAGAAGGGTGGAAGGAGATCGAGTTCTGCCACGGATGATAGCCAGGATGTTTCTTTTCATGGGCCGGAGCGTGTGAGGGTGAAGCAGTATGGAAAATCTTGTAAAGAACTCACTGCTCTTTACAAGAGCCAAGAGATTCAAGCGCACAATGGGTCCATTTGGAGTATTAAGTTCAGTTTGGATGGAAAGTACCTTGCTAGTGCAGGTGAGGATTGTGAAATTCATGTATGGAGGGTAGTTGCATCGGAGAAGAGAGGGGAGTTGATGGAAAAGGTTGATGATGGGAATTTGAACTTCTTGCTTGTCGCTAATGGATTTCCAGAAACAACTATGTTGTCCCCAATTGCAGATCACCATCCTgagaagaagagaagaggaaggtCTTCTCTAAGCCGCAAGTCATTGAGCCTGGACCCCATTGTGGTGCCAGATACTGTTTTTGCACTTTCAGATAAACCTTTTTGTTCTTTTCAAGGACATTCGGATGATGTGCTTGACCTCTCATGGTCCAAATCTCAG CAATTGCTGTCATCTTCAATGGACAAAACAGTGAGGCTTTGGGACTTGATTAGCAAGACTTGTTTGAGAATATTTTCACACAGTGATTATG TAACTTGCATCCAGTTTAATCCAGTTGATGATAAATACTTTATTAGTGGGTCCCTAGATGCTAAAGTTCGCATATGGAGCATTCCTGATCGTAAAGTTGTCGATTGGAATGATCTGCATGAAATGGTCACTGCTGCTTGTTATACACCTGATGGCCAG GGTGCACTGGTTGGCTCTTACAAAGGAAGCTGCCATTTATACGATACTTCTG AGAACAAGTTACAACTGAAAAGTCAAATCAATTTGCAGAATAAAAAGAAGAAAGCTCATCAAAAGAAAATTACAGGTTTCCAG TTTGCACCTGGAAGTTCATCAGAAGTACTCATCACATCTGCAGATTCACGAATTCGGCTTGTTGATGAGTCTGATTTAATTCACAAGTTTAAAG GAAGTAAGGGAGACTGA